A genome region from Flavobacterium sp. CFS9 includes the following:
- the pheT gene encoding phenylalanine--tRNA ligase subunit beta yields the protein MKISYNWLKQFIKTDWPSDQTSELLTDLGLEVEVVEKYQSIKGGLQGVVVGHVLTCEKHPDADRLKVTTVNIGLESPIQIVCGAANVTAGQKVPVATIGTVLYDKEGAEFVIKKGKIRGMESHGMICAEDELGLGTSHDGIMVLAEGLVPGTPAAEVFKVVNDEVFEIGLTPNRADAMSHLGTARDLRAGMLQRGVNIELITPSVSNFRVDMRTLKIDVTVEEPLLAPRYCGVTISGITVKESPAWLQDRLKAIGLTPKNNIVDVTNYVLHELGQPLHAFDAAKINGKVIVKTLPEGTKFVTLDDVERTLHKEDLMICDEKGPLCIAGVFGGKKSGVSEGTTAIFLESAYFDAVSVRKTAKRHGLNTDASFRFERGIDPTITEYALKRAALLIQEVAGGKITSDVIEVYPKKVEDFSVLLNFSHVSKIIGQEIPKDTIKKILVSLDIKVNSVSDSGLGLTIPAYRVDVQREIDVIEEILRVYGYNNINFSKKFNATVANSPRTEDYKVQNVIASQLNSQGFHEMMANSLTTAAYAKLSTALKEEHNVTMLNPLSSDLSTMRQSLLFSGLEAISYNINRKNSDLKLFEFGKTYHKYLNGYEEHKHLTLLISGNRNKESWTNPQKPTDFFLLKGYVRGVLSRLGIDKITNAPVQSDVFAEGTAICYNSETLVEIGVVKKSILKHFGIKQEVYFADFNWDLILKIITGKIKYTEIPKYPEVRRDLALLIDKSTTYESIFNLARQTEKSLLKDINLFDVYEGNKLPEGKKSYALSFTIQDNTKTLTDAQIDKIMSKLQQTFETELGATLR from the coding sequence ATGAAAATATCTTACAATTGGTTAAAACAATTTATTAAAACGGACTGGCCATCTGATCAAACTTCAGAATTACTAACAGATTTAGGGCTTGAAGTAGAAGTTGTCGAAAAATACCAGTCGATCAAAGGCGGTTTACAAGGTGTTGTTGTGGGGCACGTATTGACCTGCGAAAAACATCCTGATGCCGACAGATTAAAAGTTACCACTGTAAATATTGGTTTAGAATCTCCTATTCAAATTGTCTGCGGGGCTGCTAACGTTACTGCGGGACAAAAAGTACCTGTTGCCACAATAGGAACCGTTTTATACGATAAAGAAGGAGCTGAATTCGTTATTAAAAAAGGAAAAATTCGTGGAATGGAAAGCCATGGAATGATTTGCGCCGAAGATGAATTAGGTCTGGGAACAAGTCATGACGGAATTATGGTTTTGGCCGAAGGATTAGTTCCGGGAACTCCTGCTGCAGAAGTTTTCAAAGTAGTTAATGACGAAGTTTTCGAAATTGGACTGACTCCAAATCGTGCAGACGCTATGAGTCATCTGGGTACTGCCCGTGATTTAAGAGCCGGAATGCTGCAGCGTGGTGTGAACATCGAATTGATTACACCATCTGTGAGTAATTTCAGAGTAGACATGCGTACGTTAAAAATTGACGTTACAGTTGAAGAGCCTCTTTTGGCACCAAGATACTGTGGAGTAACTATTTCCGGAATTACCGTTAAAGAATCTCCGGCCTGGTTACAAGATCGTCTTAAAGCAATCGGACTGACACCTAAAAATAATATTGTCGATGTTACTAATTATGTTTTACACGAATTAGGGCAGCCCTTACATGCTTTTGATGCGGCAAAAATCAATGGAAAAGTAATCGTAAAAACACTTCCTGAAGGTACTAAATTTGTGACTTTAGACGATGTAGAAAGAACCTTGCACAAAGAAGATTTAATGATTTGTGACGAAAAAGGACCACTTTGTATTGCAGGTGTTTTTGGAGGTAAAAAATCAGGAGTTTCAGAAGGAACTACGGCTATATTCTTAGAAAGTGCTTATTTTGATGCCGTTAGCGTACGTAAAACTGCTAAAAGGCATGGACTAAACACGGATGCTTCTTTTAGATTTGAAAGAGGAATTGACCCAACGATTACAGAATATGCTTTAAAACGTGCGGCACTTTTAATTCAGGAAGTAGCCGGAGGAAAAATCACTTCTGATGTTATAGAAGTTTACCCTAAAAAAGTAGAAGATTTTTCAGTTTTATTGAATTTTAGCCATGTTTCAAAAATTATCGGACAGGAAATTCCAAAGGATACCATCAAAAAAATTCTGGTTTCTTTAGATATAAAAGTAAACAGCGTTTCAGATTCAGGTTTAGGCTTGACGATCCCTGCTTACCGTGTAGACGTACAGCGTGAAATTGATGTGATCGAAGAAATTCTGAGAGTTTACGGATACAACAACATTAATTTTTCTAAGAAATTCAATGCAACTGTTGCCAATTCTCCAAGAACAGAAGATTATAAGGTTCAAAATGTAATTGCCTCTCAATTAAACTCACAAGGGTTTCATGAAATGATGGCCAATTCGTTAACCACAGCAGCATACGCAAAATTATCTACCGCTTTAAAAGAAGAGCACAATGTTACGATGCTGAACCCTTTAAGCAGTGATTTATCAACTATGCGTCAGTCTTTACTGTTTTCAGGTTTAGAAGCGATTTCATATAACATTAACAGAAAGAATTCGGATTTAAAATTATTTGAATTTGGTAAAACGTATCATAAATACCTTAACGGATATGAGGAGCACAAGCACCTAACTTTGTTAATTTCCGGAAACAGAAACAAAGAAAGCTGGACTAATCCTCAAAAACCAACTGACTTCTTCTTATTAAAAGGATATGTAAGAGGTGTATTATCACGTTTAGGTATTGATAAAATCACCAATGCTCCGGTACAATCGGATGTTTTCGCAGAAGGAACGGCGATTTGCTACAATAGCGAGACTTTAGTAGAAATTGGAGTTGTTAAAAAATCAATATTGAAACATTTCGGCATCAAACAAGAGGTTTACTTTGCTGATTTCAACTGGGATTTGATTTTAAAAATCATTACCGGAAAGATTAAATATACCGAAATTCCAAAATACCCTGAAGTTCGTAGAGATTTAGCTTTACTGATTGATAAAAGCACTACTTACGAAAGTATTTTCAACCTTGCGAGACAAACAGAAAAGTCGCTTTTAAAGGACATTAACCTGTTTGATGTTTATGAAGGAAACAAGCTTCCGGAAGGTAAAAAATCATATGCTTTGAGTTTTACCATCCAGGATAATACTAAAACGCTTACAGACGCTCAGATTGACAAAATAATGTCGAAATTACAGCAGACTTTCGAAACTGAACTTGGAGCAACCTTAAGATAA
- a CDS encoding adenine phosphoribosyltransferase: MQIEKYIRDIQGFPKKEILFKDITPLLNDPIATKETVSILAESLKGQKIDKVVGAESRGFFFGILLAQELGAGFVPVRKPNKLPYDTISAWYELEYGTDSLEMHTDAIKKGDRVLIHDDVLATGGTAKAVCELVERLGGEIVQCNFLMELSFLNGREKIGNYPIFAAITY; the protein is encoded by the coding sequence ATGCAGATTGAAAAATATATCCGTGATATTCAGGGATTTCCGAAAAAAGAAATTTTGTTCAAAGACATCACTCCGTTGCTAAATGATCCAATTGCGACAAAAGAAACCGTTTCTATTCTGGCGGAATCTTTGAAAGGACAGAAAATCGATAAAGTGGTGGGAGCCGAAAGCCGGGGTTTTTTCTTTGGAATATTACTGGCTCAGGAATTAGGTGCAGGTTTTGTTCCGGTAAGAAAGCCAAATAAGCTGCCCTACGACACGATTTCGGCTTGGTACGAACTCGAATATGGTACAGACAGTTTAGAGATGCATACAGACGCAATAAAGAAAGGAGACAGGGTTTTGATTCACGACGATGTTTTGGCCACAGGAGGAACCGCAAAAGCCGTTTGCGAATTGGTAGAACGACTAGGAGGGGAGATTGTACAGTGCAACTTTCTGATGGAGCTCAGTTTTTTGAACGGAAGAGAGAAAATTGGTAACTATCCCATTTTTGCTGCTATCACTTATTAA
- a CDS encoding recombinase family protein gives MSKIADLYIRVSTDEQAEKGFSQRNQEEMLRKYCGINRIQIRNVIYEDHSAKTFNRPQWKKFLADIKKHKNKISLVLFMKWDRFSRNAGDAYQMINQLRVLGVEPQAIEQPLDLSVPENKMMLAFYLAAPEVENDRRALNTFQGLRRGKKEGRHMGMAPYGYANKVTEDGKKYIAIVPEKAANVVWVYEQIAKNIFSTESIYQTAKEKGMGISKNNMWLIVRNPLYCGMIVVPKYRDEEERLVKGQHDAIISQDLFYRVQDILNSKARTYRPKIKTIENFPLRGFFVCPECGQKLGGSKCRGRSRDYYYYHCDKICKWRVNSEMANSVFKGHLNKFKPLAEVRKLYSAVLLEAYREHTGLVINEKKKSLEQIGVYEKKLAVARNLLVTEKIDADDYHLMKTEYNAEISRLEDEIGNVDEDRANIESLMNTGLQNLIKLGEAFGDGSLVDSREIIGLIFPENFTFQNNKIQTARINEMFKCIYLVNNRLRAKKNGTKDDIFLLSRVVTSTGFKPVTF, from the coding sequence ATGAGTAAGATAGCAGATTTGTATATCAGGGTAAGCACTGATGAGCAGGCTGAGAAAGGCTTCTCTCAGCGCAATCAGGAAGAGATGCTGAGAAAGTACTGTGGCATCAACAGAATTCAGATACGCAATGTGATTTACGAAGACCATTCCGCAAAAACTTTCAACAGGCCACAATGGAAAAAATTTCTTGCCGACATCAAAAAGCACAAAAACAAAATAAGCCTGGTTCTTTTTATGAAGTGGGACAGGTTCAGCCGAAATGCAGGCGATGCCTATCAGATGATAAATCAATTAAGGGTCTTGGGAGTCGAACCGCAGGCAATTGAACAGCCGTTAGATTTAAGCGTTCCGGAGAACAAAATGATGCTCGCATTTTATCTCGCTGCGCCCGAGGTCGAAAATGACCGCAGGGCCCTAAATACATTTCAAGGGCTCAGAAGAGGTAAAAAAGAGGGCAGGCATATGGGAATGGCGCCGTATGGTTATGCAAACAAAGTAACTGAGGATGGGAAAAAATATATTGCCATTGTGCCGGAAAAGGCTGCAAACGTAGTTTGGGTATATGAACAGATTGCAAAAAATATTTTCAGTACCGAATCGATATATCAGACAGCCAAAGAAAAGGGCATGGGGATTTCCAAGAACAACATGTGGCTGATTGTAAGAAATCCGCTCTACTGTGGAATGATAGTTGTTCCAAAGTACCGCGATGAGGAGGAAAGGCTTGTTAAGGGGCAGCATGATGCAATAATCAGCCAAGACCTGTTTTACAGAGTACAGGATATACTGAACAGTAAAGCACGGACTTACAGGCCAAAAATCAAGACAATTGAGAATTTTCCGCTCAGGGGCTTTTTTGTCTGTCCTGAATGCGGGCAGAAATTGGGAGGCAGCAAGTGCAGGGGGAGAAGCAGAGACTACTACTATTACCACTGCGATAAAATATGCAAGTGGAGGGTAAATTCCGAAATGGCCAATAGTGTATTTAAAGGGCATTTAAATAAATTCAAGCCTTTGGCCGAAGTAAGAAAATTATACAGTGCAGTTCTGCTTGAAGCGTACAGGGAACATACAGGATTGGTTATAAATGAGAAAAAGAAATCCTTGGAACAGATTGGAGTTTACGAAAAAAAACTGGCTGTTGCCAGAAACCTGCTGGTTACCGAGAAGATAGATGCCGATGATTATCATCTAATGAAAACAGAATATAATGCTGAGATCAGCAGACTGGAAGATGAGATTGGAAATGTGGATGAAGACAGAGCCAATATTGAATCTTTGATGAACACAGGACTGCAAAACCTAATAAAGCTCGGTGAAGCCTTTGGTGACGGGTCTTTAGTTGATTCCAGAGAGATAATCGGTTTAATTTTCCCCGAAAATTTCACATTTCAAAACAATAAAATCCAAACCGCTAGGATCAACGAAATGTTCAAGTGCATCTATCTGGTAAACAATAGATTACGGGCAAAAAAAAACGGGACAAAAGATGATATTTTTCTTTTGTCCCGAGTAGTGACCTCGACTGGATTCAAACCAGTAACCTTCTGA